One genomic segment of Sorex araneus isolate mSorAra2 chromosome X, mSorAra2.pri, whole genome shotgun sequence includes these proteins:
- the DPY30 gene encoding protein dpy-30 homolog isoform X2, translated as MEPEQMLEGQTQVAENPHSEYGLTDNVERIVENEKVNAEKSSKQKVDLQALPTRAYLDQTVVPILLQGLAVLAKERLLLA; from the exons ATGGAGCCCGAGCAGATGCTGGAGGGGCAGACGCAG GTCGCCGAGAACCCGCACTCCGAGTACGGCCTCACCGACAACGTCGAG AGGATAGTAGAGAATGAGAAGGTTAATGCAGAAAAGTCATCCAAACAGAAGGTGGATCTGCAGGCGTTGCCTACCCGTGCCTACCTGGATCAGACTGTTGTACCTATCTTGTTACAGGGCCTGGCTGTGCTCGCCAAGGAGAG gttactcttggcttaa
- the DPY30 gene encoding protein dpy-30 homolog isoform X1 yields MEPEQMLEGQTQVAENPHSEYGLTDNVERIVENEKVNAEKSSKQKVDLQALPTRAYLDQTVVPILLQGLAVLAKERPPNPIEFLASYLLKNKAQFEDRN; encoded by the exons ATGGAGCCCGAGCAGATGCTGGAGGGGCAGACGCAG GTCGCCGAGAACCCGCACTCCGAGTACGGCCTCACCGACAACGTCGAG AGGATAGTAGAGAATGAGAAGGTTAATGCAGAAAAGTCATCCAAACAGAAGGTGGATCTGCAGGCGTTGCCTACCCGTGCCTACCTGGATCAGACTGTTGTACCTATCTTGTTACAGGGCCTGGCTGTGCTCGCCAAGGAGAG gcCACCAAATCCCATTGAATTTCTAGCATCATACCTTTTAAAAAACAAGGCACAGTTTGAAGATCGAAATTGA